A window from Streptomyces sp. NBC_00271 encodes these proteins:
- a CDS encoding AraC family transcriptional regulator — protein sequence MSLAPDPANSPGTSRSTSATIQPNILSYLVTVADERGNDLRPLLEQVGLDETVMRSAALRVSYRQGSAVIRRALELTGDEHLGLKVGAAQHLTAWGLLGFALMADDTLRHAIETGVKYQNLSGAMVVWSAGIGEEDGAFVLRADLPDPATDPAVAVFLIEEGLASVVTLSRLAVGSAFAPRVVEFAFPPPRRSQPYGAVFGCPVRFGAPANRMVIDPAWARARMPGRDPVTYASTLELLDAQLASRRDQQDLLEVLEISVAQSLPAIPSFAEQARRHATSERTLRRRLADCDTTYEALVEGVRRERVEQLLLRPELTLRDIARRAGFSDERALRRAVRRWHGTSPVHLRERMRADRF from the coding sequence ATGTCCCTTGCCCCCGACCCCGCGAACTCTCCGGGGACCAGCCGCAGCACATCGGCGACGATCCAACCGAACATCCTCAGCTATCTCGTCACGGTCGCCGACGAGCGCGGCAACGATCTGCGACCCCTGCTTGAGCAGGTCGGGCTGGACGAGACGGTCATGCGCTCCGCCGCACTGAGGGTGTCGTACCGGCAGGGCAGCGCGGTGATACGTCGTGCGCTGGAGCTCACCGGGGACGAGCACCTGGGGCTGAAAGTCGGAGCGGCACAGCACCTGACCGCCTGGGGCCTGCTCGGCTTCGCCCTGATGGCCGACGACACTCTGCGGCACGCTATCGAGACGGGAGTGAAATACCAGAACCTGTCCGGGGCGATGGTGGTGTGGTCGGCCGGCATCGGCGAGGAGGACGGAGCCTTCGTGCTGCGCGCCGACCTCCCCGATCCGGCCACGGACCCGGCGGTCGCCGTCTTCCTTATCGAGGAGGGACTCGCCTCCGTGGTCACCCTGTCCCGGCTGGCCGTCGGCTCGGCCTTCGCGCCCAGAGTGGTGGAGTTCGCCTTTCCTCCACCACGCCGAAGCCAGCCGTACGGTGCCGTGTTCGGCTGCCCGGTCCGCTTCGGCGCCCCGGCCAACCGCATGGTCATCGACCCGGCCTGGGCCCGTGCCCGGATGCCCGGCCGGGATCCGGTGACCTACGCGTCGACTCTGGAGCTGCTCGACGCGCAGCTGGCCTCACGCCGCGACCAGCAGGATCTGCTGGAGGTTCTGGAGATCTCCGTCGCCCAGAGCCTCCCGGCGATCCCCTCGTTCGCCGAGCAGGCACGGCGACACGCGACGAGCGAGCGGACGCTCCGCCGCCGGCTGGCCGACTGCGACACGACGTACGAGGCTCTCGTCGAGGGAGTACGCCGGGAACGCGTCGAACAGCTGCTGCTCCGCCCGGAACTGACGCTGCGCGACATCGCCCGCCGGGCGGGATTCTCCGACGAACGCGCGCTGCGCCGCGCGGTACGCCGCTGGCACGGCACCTCCCCCGTCCACCTGCGCGAGCGGATGCGTGCAGACCGCTTCTGA